GATATGCAAGCTGCCATCGATATTTCAGAATCAACAATGTACCCAGTTTTACGCCGCCTTCAAAAAGATGGTTTTTTGACGACTTACGATCAACCTTATCAAGGAAGAAATCGACGTTATTACAAAATTACTGATAAGGGATTTGATCATCTTAAAGCAGTTGAGACAATGTGGCAAAGCTATAAGCTAAGTTTAGATCAAGTCTTTTTTGGGGGAAGAGGAGGAAAAACGAATGGATAGTCAAGGGTATTTAGATGAATTAAGAGGGTTATTAAGGGGATTATCAAAAACTGAAATTGAAGAAGCAGTAAGTTTTTATTCTGAATTTATTTCTGATGCAGGGATTACAACAAGAAAGGAAATTGAAACACGGTTAGGTACTCCGAAACAATTGGCACGAAAAATAATGGCAGATCACTCAGTCAAAATGGACGATGAAAGTGAAGAAAAAATTAGACCAGCACATAAAAGTTCAAAAATGATTTGGCTGATAACTTTAGTGATTTTATCATCACCAGTGACACTTGGAATTGGTGGGGGATTACTGATTGCCTTAGTAGCAGTTATTCTCTCAATGGTAATTCTGGTTGTTGTTTTATTTGCTGGTCTGATTGTTGGAATGGTGGGTGCATTGTATGCAGGTATTTTATTATTGTTTCAGAGTTTAAATACTGGCCTTTTTTATATGGGGATATTCCTGACAACTTTAGGACTTTTACTGATATTATTGCCAATTATTTATTGGATTTGTCGTGTTGTACTGCAATGTACTGCCAATTTTGCAAGATATTTGTATAAGAAGTTCGGAAATAGGCAAGAAAGTGGTGAAAGAAAATGAAGAAAACGATAATTATAGGATTTTTCATCATGGTAATTGGTCTCCTTCTTACAGGATATGGGTATATAAAAAATGGTGCCAAGCCACTGTATATTGATGGGTGGAAACCCAAAGTAGCAACGCGGATTGAAAAGAAACAGATTTTATCAAAAAATGTTAGTTTTGATAAGATAAACGTCAATGATACCATAAATGATATTGTAATTACTCGAGGATCGCATTTTCAAATTAGTTATCAGGGAAACAAAAAATATCTACCAACTGTTTCAATTTCTAATGGGATTTTAAATATTCAGCAAAAAAAGAGTTTGAGTAACTATATTAGTATTTCAGGTAGTGTTGAAAACAGTGAAAGAGTAATAATTACAGTGCCTAAAACGGCTACTTTGCAAGATATCGGTGTAACTATTACTGAAGGAGATTTAAGTATCCAAAATATTAAAACCCAAAAAATTAGTGTTGATGATACAGATGGAGATATTAGTATTGGAAACTTGACTGCAGGTGAACTCAAAATAGATAATGAAGATGGGGATGTAGATGTAACAGCGCAAAGCCAAATAACTAATGGGACATTTTCATTAGTTGATGGTGATCTAACTGCACATGAAAGTAGCTTTACTAATGTGAAAATGACCAATTCTGATGGTGACATCAGTCTTTATGATTCAACTATTAATGGTGGAGAACTTAAGTTGACGGATGGTGATTTTGAGGGGACAAAGATTGGAATAACAGGAGAGCTTAATGTGGTAAATAATGATGGTGATAACTCAATATCGCTCTTAAATGATAGTGGGATAGGGTATTCAATGAGCAATGAAGATGGCGATAATACTTTGTTTGGAAAAGGTGTCAAAAGTAGAGTGTCAAGTCGAAGTAATCAAGCAAATCAGATTAAGCTAATTAATATATCTGGGGATAACGAGATAAAATAAGGAGGAAATGGTCATGAGAAATAAGAAATTAATGAAATCAAAGGATAAAGTATTTTCAGGGGTTTTGGGTGGATTAGCCGAGTATTTGGAAGTGGATAAAGCAATTGTGCGTATTATTGGGGCAATTTTAATAATTTTTCCAGGTCAAATATTCATTGGATTAATTATTTATATTGTGGCAGCGGTTGTTATGCCAGAAGATGATGGAAGTAATCGTAAAGATGAACATATTGTTGAGGGTGAATTTAGAGATAAAAATAACTAAAAAGTAGTAATTGGAATAAGAAGGGCTGGATTAAAATTCTAACTTTTAATCTGGCTTCTTTTTTTAGGATTTAACAGCGAAAATGAAGAATGTAGTTCGATTTAATTTTATCTTTTTTACAAAAATATTACAAAAATAAGTTAATTTTACAAATTCTTTAAGAAATCTTATAAGATAAACTATTGTAACAATTTCCAAGAAATGTAATCATAGTAGATGTATAGAATATGAATAAATTGTGAATTTTATATGAATTTAAATTTTTTTCAACATTCAAGAATTGGAGGGATTTTTTTGAAACAATTTAGTAATATGTTGATTAAAAATGAAGTTGCAAAGTTTATTTTAAAAACTGTTTTTTATGCAGTGATTATAATGGGCTTGGTATACTTTTTTAGTTATAGCGGTATGAATGGTCCGCACTTTATTTATAACGAGTTTTAATTTAAGGGAGGATAATTTTATCGTGAATATTATTCAACAAATCGACAAATGGGCTGAAATTATGCCAAATAAGACTGTATGTGACTATCTAGGAGATAAGAGGACATACTTAGAGCTAAAGCAGATGTCAGACTCACTAGCTCAAAAATTAGTAAATTTAGAATTACCTAAAAAAGCACCCATTTTGGTATTTGGGGGCCAAACTTTTGAGATGTTAGTTTCTTTTTTAGCAGTCGTAAAAGCTGGACATTCATACATACCATTGGATGTGGAATCACCAAATGAAAGAATTACACAGATTGTTGAGATCGCAAAACCAGCAGCGTGTATTGCGGTCGAAAAATTACCAGTAGAATTAGGTGACCTCATTATTTTGAATAATGAAGAGTTGACAAAGATTTTCCAAAGTAACATAAGGGCATTTGATGCAACCAAGTATCAGGTTAGCGGTAATGATGTTTTTTATACGATTTTTACTTCGGGAACAACTGGGATGCCTAAAGGAGTACAAATAAGCGCTAATAATCTACAAAGCTTTTTAGACTGGATGAAAAGTGATTTTGGAATTACAGCAGGAAAAACCTTTTTGGCACAGGCAGCATATTCATTTGATTTATCTGTGATGTCCATTTATCCTGCATTAACTCAGGGAGGCAAATTGACTGTCCTGCCTAAGAAGGTAACGGATAATTTTAAGAATCTATTTGAAACATTACCAAAAATGGAATTAAATATTTGGGTGTCCACTCCTTCATTCATGGATATTTGTTTGCTTGATAAAAATTTCAATGAGGATAACTATCCAACGGTTACACATTTTCTATTTTGCGGGGAAGAGCTTACACATAAAGCCGCACAAATGCTGAAAGAAAGATTCCCTAAGGCGGGTATCTATAACACATATGGACCAACTGAAGCAACAGTTGCAGTTAGCCAGGTATTGATTGACAAGAACATTCTTACTAATTATCCACGATTACCAATTGGAATCAGTAAAGAAGATACAGAGTTGCTGATTGTGGATGAAGATTTGCATGAAGTACCAAGCGGAACGTCTGGCGAATTATTGATAATTGGTCCAAGTGTTTCAAAAGGATACTTGAATAATCCAGAAAAAACGCAGCAAGCATTTATTAATTTTAACGGAAAACAAGCTTATCGTACTGGGGATCTGGCTGAAATTGATGACAAGGGACAGCTGTTATATCATGGCAGAATTGATTTTCAAGTAAAGTTACATGGTTTCAGAATTGAACTTGAAGAAGTTGATCATCATTTAAATCAAGTTTCATTAATCAAACAAGCTACATGTGCGCCTAAGTATGACCAAAATCATAAAGCTACACAAATTGTGGCTTATGTAGTACCAAAGGAAAATGAATTTGAATCAGAATTTGCGTTAACGAAAGCCATCAAAGCAGAACTAACAACGATGATGATGCCATACATGATTC
Above is a window of Liquorilactobacillus hordei DSM 19519 DNA encoding:
- a CDS encoding PadR family transcriptional regulator, which produces MKIKISADLLDGMVLALLSQKDYYGYALTQDMQAAIDISESTMYPVLRRLQKDGFLTTYDQPYQGRNRRYYKITDKGFDHLKAVETMWQSYKLSLDQVFFGGRGGKTNG
- a CDS encoding DUF1700 domain-containing protein, which encodes MDSQGYLDELRGLLRGLSKTEIEEAVSFYSEFISDAGITTRKEIETRLGTPKQLARKIMADHSVKMDDESEEKIRPAHKSSKMIWLITLVILSSPVTLGIGGGLLIALVAVILSMVILVVVLFAGLIVGMVGALYAGILLLFQSLNTGLFYMGIFLTTLGLLLILLPIIYWICRVVLQCTANFARYLYKKFGNRQESGERK
- a CDS encoding DUF4097 family beta strand repeat-containing protein — translated: MKKTIIIGFFIMVIGLLLTGYGYIKNGAKPLYIDGWKPKVATRIEKKQILSKNVSFDKINVNDTINDIVITRGSHFQISYQGNKKYLPTVSISNGILNIQQKKSLSNYISISGSVENSERVIITVPKTATLQDIGVTITEGDLSIQNIKTQKISVDDTDGDISIGNLTAGELKIDNEDGDVDVTAQSQITNGTFSLVDGDLTAHESSFTNVKMTNSDGDISLYDSTINGGELKLTDGDFEGTKIGITGELNVVNNDGDNSISLLNDSGIGYSMSNEDGDNTLFGKGVKSRVSSRSNQANQIKLINISGDNEIK
- a CDS encoding PspC domain-containing protein; this encodes MRNKKLMKSKDKVFSGVLGGLAEYLEVDKAIVRIIGAILIIFPGQIFIGLIIYIVAAVVMPEDDGSNRKDEHIVEGEFRDKNN
- a CDS encoding teichoic acid D-Ala incorporation-associated protein DltX; translation: MKQFSNMLIKNEVAKFILKTVFYAVIIMGLVYFFSYSGMNGPHFIYNEF
- the dltA gene encoding D-alanine--poly(phosphoribitol) ligase subunit DltA — encoded protein: MVRTLFITSFNLREDNFIVNIIQQIDKWAEIMPNKTVCDYLGDKRTYLELKQMSDSLAQKLVNLELPKKAPILVFGGQTFEMLVSFLAVVKAGHSYIPLDVESPNERITQIVEIAKPAACIAVEKLPVELGDLIILNNEELTKIFQSNIRAFDATKYQVSGNDVFYTIFTSGTTGMPKGVQISANNLQSFLDWMKSDFGITAGKTFLAQAAYSFDLSVMSIYPALTQGGKLTVLPKKVTDNFKNLFETLPKMELNIWVSTPSFMDICLLDKNFNEDNYPTVTHFLFCGEELTHKAAQMLKERFPKAGIYNTYGPTEATVAVSQVLIDKNILTNYPRLPIGISKEDTELLIVDEDLHEVPSGTSGELLIIGPSVSKGYLNNPEKTQQAFINFNGKQAYRTGDLAEIDDKGQLLYHGRIDFQVKLHGFRIELEEVDHHLNQVSLIKQATCAPKYDQNHKATQIVAYVVPKENEFESEFALTKAIKAELTTMMMPYMIPQKYVYVTSLPLTNNGKVDRKGILHEVNS